Proteins encoded by one window of Tunturibacter psychrotolerans:
- the brxL gene encoding BREX system Lon protease-like protein BrxL: MNSDTQVRVEAKPAGAEPRVASALDKKILAHFPGLVVRKDLTHGLKQNAVVPTYVLEYLLGQHCATDNEDVIQSGLESVQRILAKHYVHRNQAELVKSTIKERGSHKVIDKLTVELNEKGGFYEAAFTNLGLKAVPVSADFVRRFPKLLVGGIWCIADVTYEIADDQKISPWQIDTLKPIQVANVDQEAFLKARAQFTTEEWMDALMQSIGFNPDMFSRRAKFLTLIRLVPFCERNYNLLELGPKGTGKSHIYAEFSPHGMLISGSEVTAPKLFVSNASGKIGLVGFWDCVCFDEFAGKDKKVDKTLVDIMKNYMANRTFSRGIEQLTAEASMVFMGNTQKSVPYMLKHSHFFDPLPDKYIDSAFLDRIHSFNPGWEVAPIRHELFTGGYGFVVDYIAEVLKHLRTEDFTGAYKKHFELASEVSTRDQTGFEKTFSGLMKILYPDGQVTPDECAELLSFAMEGRRRVREHILRIDDTFTQHDFAFRSVSTGSQVTVLTPEELQYPSFARVPKKAPDATVRGEDGIESSSLFSSSLAAPIAMGNREKQLQSEEVETPHHIVVAENTKGWSYKRLFGEQLKGARNITISDPYIRNFFQIRNLMEFLEMVHRLVPEGDEISVSLVTQADRENSSKQEDLLNQVKLAFAGSPVSFSWKMDSNPSFHARSITTDTGWKISIDRGLDIFQKYDSGTFSLEQALQEARLTRGAEVTYIKL; encoded by the coding sequence ATGAATTCTGACACCCAAGTTCGAGTTGAGGCAAAGCCCGCCGGTGCGGAGCCGCGAGTAGCAAGTGCGCTTGACAAGAAGATTCTGGCCCATTTCCCAGGGCTTGTTGTCCGCAAAGATCTGACACACGGGCTCAAGCAAAACGCCGTTGTGCCAACGTATGTTCTGGAGTATTTGCTAGGCCAGCATTGCGCCACAGACAACGAAGATGTAATACAGTCCGGTTTGGAATCTGTGCAGCGAATCCTCGCAAAGCACTACGTCCACCGCAATCAAGCCGAACTGGTCAAATCGACAATCAAGGAGCGAGGAAGTCACAAGGTCATCGATAAGTTGACCGTCGAGCTCAATGAGAAGGGCGGTTTTTATGAAGCGGCTTTCACAAATCTTGGCCTTAAGGCTGTTCCCGTCTCGGCTGACTTCGTCCGTAGATTCCCCAAACTGCTAGTCGGAGGCATCTGGTGCATCGCGGACGTCACCTACGAAATCGCGGATGATCAAAAGATCAGTCCGTGGCAGATCGACACACTGAAGCCAATTCAGGTTGCCAATGTTGACCAGGAGGCATTTCTCAAAGCGCGTGCTCAGTTCACAACTGAGGAGTGGATGGACGCATTGATGCAAAGCATCGGCTTCAATCCAGACATGTTTAGTCGGCGAGCAAAATTCCTTACGCTAATCCGCTTGGTCCCGTTCTGTGAGAGAAACTACAATCTCCTTGAGCTTGGACCAAAAGGAACAGGGAAGTCACATATCTATGCTGAGTTCTCCCCGCACGGCATGCTTATATCCGGTTCTGAGGTAACGGCGCCCAAGCTGTTCGTCAGCAATGCAAGCGGAAAGATAGGGCTGGTAGGCTTCTGGGATTGCGTGTGCTTCGATGAATTCGCTGGTAAAGACAAGAAGGTAGACAAAACGCTCGTAGATATCATGAAGAATTACATGGCGAATCGGACATTCTCTAGGGGGATCGAGCAACTGACCGCCGAGGCTTCAATGGTGTTCATGGGAAACACCCAGAAATCGGTGCCCTATATGCTTAAGCACTCGCACTTCTTCGATCCGTTGCCCGACAAGTACATCGATTCGGCCTTTCTTGATCGAATTCACTCGTTCAATCCTGGGTGGGAAGTTGCGCCGATACGACACGAACTCTTCACAGGTGGCTATGGATTTGTTGTTGACTACATCGCCGAAGTGCTAAAACATCTGCGAACCGAGGATTTCACGGGGGCTTACAAGAAGCACTTTGAACTGGCCTCCGAGGTCTCTACGCGGGACCAGACCGGCTTTGAAAAGACTTTCTCTGGACTAATGAAGATTCTGTATCCGGATGGACAGGTGACACCCGACGAGTGTGCTGAGCTCCTCTCGTTTGCAATGGAAGGACGGAGGCGAGTTCGGGAGCACATCCTACGTATCGACGATACTTTTACCCAACACGACTTTGCCTTTCGGTCTGTGTCGACGGGTTCGCAAGTTACCGTTCTCACTCCAGAGGAGCTTCAGTATCCCTCTTTCGCGAGAGTACCAAAGAAAGCGCCAGATGCTACGGTGAGAGGTGAGGACGGGATCGAATCTAGCTCGCTGTTCTCGTCGTCCCTAGCGGCACCGATTGCAATGGGGAACAGAGAGAAGCAGTTGCAGTCAGAGGAAGTTGAAACACCACATCACATCGTCGTGGCTGAGAATACTAAGGGATGGAGCTACAAACGCTTGTTCGGAGAACAGCTAAAAGGGGCGCGGAACATAACGATAAGTGATCCTTATATTCGAAATTTCTTCCAGATTCGGAATTTGATGGAGTTTCTTGAGATGGTACATCGTCTCGTTCCCGAGGGAGACGAGATTTCCGTGAGTCTTGTGACTCAGGCCGATCGAGAGAACAGCAGCAAACAAGAAGATCTGCTCAATCAGGTCAAGTTGGCTTTCGCGGGCTCTCCAGTGTCATTCTCTTGGAAAATGGACAGCAATCCTAGTTTTCACGCTCGCAGCATCACTACAGACACCGGCTGGAAGATCAGCATTGATCGTGGGTTGGATATCTTTCAGAAGTATGACAGTGGCACATTCTCTTTGGAACAGGCGCTTCAAGAAGCACGTTTGACCCGTGGTGCTGAGGTCACCTATATCAAGCTCTGA
- the pglZ gene encoding BREX-1 system phosphatase PglZ type A, which yields MKQIHDSLERVFDRHRIVFWYDPNGDWPEVFQTFAGDAVTKLEVRNNEFGTKVRIVKDPNPGAKFLVYVPSPRPDDGDNWLLDLLLQGYEYKADKASLALQEVGLPQSFLELAQEHARFFLSEKRIAALKELLHTNDEEREVRLKMMAVLAGSNVAADVDALLMHFLTSGGTAGLFDPVGQTLGASNLVVPFWREVSRSFSYAGATPSLRDFVVTLFRGANPLDRQVTLHPHSRVFLQHWKDSQAHGGSYRAWSGLMEKDLQVEETLNGLQDTATVADSDTFELFERYTLHRLCKAFEAGRPGMDLIEDIRRRRSSFWYAEHKPGYLALEYAVELRELLAGVELMVDSIEAGVSRYTTSWWKLDRAYRLCVFNLRQYGQTNLMAGISTWVERSYLNNFLLPLSDRWSDQVGRLSKWECGDLPAQRQFFEQYVRPFLIRGQKVFVIVSDALRYEAAADFAARLQLENRWTTEVSALWGSLPSYTQLGMASLLPGSRWGISPETGNATVDEKSAAGTTNRSEILKTACSGKAVAVQAEAFLEMNSKTDGRALMRDHEAIYIFHNVIDNIGDDPRTEAKTFDSVEQAFNELEQIIKKVANINGSNMILTADHGFLFQQDDLHEGDMTALPQAEIWTYKNRRFAIGRGIQPGPSVKILEAAALGLAGDWAAAFPLSLCRMPLQGSGKRYVHGGISLQEVVVPVVKIHKARSNDTVKVEVEFTRVPAKITTGQVSLGLFQDQPAVDKVLPRTLRIGLYSKDDTILSEIKTHTFDSQSDEARNRESAFLLTLSRSADAFNGQDVFLRLEETVLGTNQVVRYRSHKLKLQKPFASDFDEF from the coding sequence ATGAAGCAGATTCACGACAGCCTGGAACGCGTCTTCGACCGGCACCGCATCGTCTTCTGGTACGACCCCAACGGCGACTGGCCGGAGGTGTTCCAGACGTTTGCCGGTGATGCGGTGACGAAGTTAGAAGTTCGGAACAATGAGTTTGGCACCAAGGTTCGCATCGTGAAAGACCCAAATCCCGGTGCGAAGTTTCTTGTTTACGTTCCGTCGCCTCGCCCCGACGACGGCGACAATTGGCTGCTGGATCTTTTGCTGCAGGGATATGAGTACAAGGCAGATAAGGCATCGCTCGCCCTGCAGGAGGTCGGGCTTCCGCAGTCATTCCTGGAGCTTGCTCAGGAACACGCTCGGTTCTTTCTCAGCGAGAAGCGAATAGCAGCGCTCAAGGAACTGCTACATACAAACGACGAGGAGCGCGAAGTACGCCTGAAGATGATGGCTGTGCTTGCGGGCAGCAACGTCGCCGCCGATGTTGACGCGCTACTCATGCATTTCCTGACCTCTGGTGGAACTGCTGGGCTCTTTGACCCGGTTGGACAAACCTTGGGAGCGTCCAATCTAGTGGTTCCGTTCTGGCGAGAGGTGAGCCGCAGCTTCAGCTATGCCGGCGCTACGCCATCTTTACGGGACTTCGTGGTTACGCTGTTCCGCGGAGCAAATCCACTGGACCGTCAAGTCACACTGCACCCGCATTCGCGCGTCTTCCTGCAACACTGGAAGGATAGTCAGGCGCACGGCGGGTCTTACCGCGCGTGGTCAGGTCTGATGGAGAAAGACCTCCAAGTCGAAGAGACGCTCAATGGTCTGCAGGACACAGCTACCGTCGCCGATTCAGATACGTTTGAACTCTTCGAACGGTATACGTTGCACCGCCTGTGTAAGGCCTTCGAAGCGGGCAGACCAGGCATGGATCTGATCGAGGACATCAGGCGGCGCCGCAGCTCCTTCTGGTACGCCGAACACAAGCCAGGCTATCTTGCCCTTGAATATGCGGTTGAGTTGCGGGAACTGCTGGCCGGTGTCGAACTCATGGTCGATTCGATTGAGGCGGGTGTGAGCCGCTATACGACGAGTTGGTGGAAGTTGGACCGGGCCTACAGGCTCTGTGTGTTCAACCTGCGTCAGTATGGTCAGACGAATTTGATGGCCGGCATCAGCACTTGGGTCGAACGTTCGTACCTGAACAACTTCCTCTTGCCCTTGTCTGATCGCTGGAGCGATCAAGTGGGGAGGTTGAGTAAATGGGAATGCGGTGACCTGCCTGCTCAGCGGCAGTTCTTTGAGCAATACGTAAGGCCCTTCTTGATTCGCGGGCAGAAGGTATTCGTTATAGTCTCCGATGCACTTAGGTACGAGGCCGCGGCTGATTTCGCCGCTCGCCTCCAATTGGAGAACCGGTGGACTACCGAGGTGAGCGCCTTGTGGGGCTCGCTCCCCTCGTATACGCAGCTCGGCATGGCGTCACTGCTGCCGGGATCTCGTTGGGGAATCAGTCCGGAGACAGGAAATGCGACTGTAGATGAAAAGAGTGCAGCTGGCACGACCAATCGATCCGAAATTCTGAAGACCGCCTGCAGCGGGAAGGCAGTCGCTGTGCAGGCTGAAGCCTTTCTGGAGATGAATAGCAAGACTGATGGACGAGCGCTAATGCGCGACCATGAAGCTATCTACATCTTCCACAACGTGATCGACAACATAGGAGATGACCCTAGGACAGAAGCGAAAACCTTTGATTCGGTTGAGCAGGCGTTCAATGAACTCGAACAGATCATCAAGAAGGTGGCCAACATCAATGGCAGCAATATGATTCTGACCGCCGATCATGGCTTTCTTTTTCAGCAGGATGACTTGCACGAGGGCGATATGACCGCGCTTCCGCAGGCTGAAATCTGGACATACAAGAATCGACGATTTGCGATCGGAAGAGGAATACAGCCGGGACCAAGTGTGAAGATCCTCGAGGCCGCAGCCTTGGGGTTGGCTGGTGATTGGGCTGCTGCGTTTCCACTATCTCTCTGCAGAATGCCACTTCAGGGTTCAGGAAAGCGATATGTTCATGGAGGGATCAGCCTTCAGGAGGTCGTCGTTCCCGTCGTCAAGATCCATAAGGCGAGAAGCAACGACACGGTGAAGGTTGAAGTTGAGTTCACCCGTGTACCCGCGAAGATCACGACCGGCCAGGTTTCACTTGGTCTGTTTCAGGATCAGCCAGCCGTCGACAAGGTTCTGCCACGTACACTCAGGATCGGGCTGTACTCGAAGGACGATACGATCCTCTCGGAAATCAAGACCCATACGTTTGACTCACAAAGCGACGAAGCAAGAAACCGTGAATCGGCGTTCTTGCTGACCCTGTCTCGATCAGCTGACGCGTTCAATGGTCAAGATGTCTTCCTTCGCCTGGAGGAGACCGTTCTTGGAACAAATCAGGTAGTCCGTTACAGATCGCATAAACTGAAACTGCAAAAGCCGTTCGCGAGTGACTTCGATGAATTCTGA
- the pglX gene encoding BREX-1 system adenine-specific DNA-methyltransferase PglX — protein sequence MNTSALKAFAPTVRKQLIEAVSRKLDFALTARTPDYLDTYATQVRSLRELATEDRKGLIERVAYTWFNRLAALRYLDARNWHPFHVKVLMAATATDTLPELFTVARLGAAPEELRRYIDSGRMEALLQGRIPSADPQGEVYRLLVLAACRFYNEILPDVFERLDDETELLLPDDLLTEQSVAQGFRTEITDEDCEQVEVLGWLYQFYISEKKDQVMARKAAVPAEDIPAVSQLFTPHWIVRYLVENSLGRLWLLNRPESLLKAWMPYYIESSEPDTAFLRIERPQNIRLCDPAVGSGHMLTYAFDLLYVIYEEEGYTPSEIPALILRHNLTGIEIDCRAAQLAALALTLKAREKSGRFFQKQHFVRPNIIELRNVHFSEGELPRYSEALGLGGLFTPSILRLMHQFEETKNLGSLIQPCVGESDIAFARGAVEARDLGSNLFLNDTHKKVLRVLEQAEALTQRYQVVVANPPYMTGGMNGIVVNFIDKHFSSSRTDLSATFISRSQRLCLRMGYCSLVTMQSWMFVNTLADFRTDLLSRVTFINLTQHGVGAFPSLNSKVVQTVAFVLIVKEPSDQEHPVCFRLLDHDADVKEQQLLSGEHRFDHLRQVDFSRIIGSPFAYWISYQMLASFQESPIRDRFVLKEGLGTRNDEYFLRCFWEVSVGRIRAPESPTAKWVKTDKAGVARKWYGNLLYLMNWEHDGHEIRNYRNPDGSLKSRPQNTQYFFREAVTWGKVGTIAKTFRYRGDSLAFVDAAPSAFGTDLLYLLALLNSKVFEALLEIQGDTLHVPLGVVAMLPFMEIEGKCEELHDAAQACIERARTDWDNFETSWDFQEHPLTRSNVKAQDLESSWSKWQTLCNIAVDRMQERETENNRLFIDAYGLQNELIPEVPKEQITLARADRRRDVASFLSYAIGCTMGRYSVDRPGLILANVGDTLSEYLAKVDRAPENLTFTPDRDGIIPVLDGEWFADDIVARTREFLKATFGEGTLRENVRFVEESLGRDLRAYYLTDFYKDHLQTYKKRPIYWMVQSPRKGFSVLIYLHRYTRDTMNVILNRHLREFQMKLRSKIEHLQQVSSGSSASVREKSAAVKEAAKLTKTLHECEEWERQTILPLAQARIELDLDDGVKVNYQKLGEALVKIPGFEAAEE from the coding sequence ATGAACACTTCAGCCCTCAAGGCCTTCGCCCCCACCGTTCGCAAGCAGTTGATTGAAGCAGTCTCGCGCAAGTTGGACTTCGCTCTCACCGCCAGGACGCCTGATTATCTAGACACCTACGCCACCCAGGTCCGTTCACTGCGCGAGCTTGCGACGGAAGATCGCAAAGGGCTGATTGAGCGGGTCGCATACACCTGGTTCAACCGGCTCGCAGCGCTCCGATATCTGGATGCTCGAAACTGGCATCCCTTTCATGTCAAGGTGCTCATGGCAGCCACTGCGACGGATACGCTGCCCGAACTGTTTACTGTCGCGCGCCTTGGAGCGGCACCCGAGGAACTGCGGCGTTACATAGACAGTGGGCGAATGGAAGCGCTGCTCCAGGGGCGGATTCCTTCCGCCGACCCACAGGGCGAGGTCTACAGGCTGTTGGTGCTTGCGGCTTGCCGTTTCTACAACGAGATCTTGCCAGACGTTTTCGAAAGGCTGGACGACGAAACTGAACTCCTGCTTCCTGACGACCTGCTCACAGAGCAGTCTGTCGCTCAGGGCTTTCGTACGGAGATCACCGACGAGGATTGCGAACAGGTGGAAGTGCTGGGTTGGCTCTACCAGTTTTACATTTCTGAGAAGAAAGACCAGGTGATGGCTCGCAAGGCGGCCGTGCCCGCCGAAGACATCCCTGCCGTTTCCCAACTCTTCACGCCGCACTGGATCGTTCGATACCTGGTGGAGAACTCACTGGGGAGGCTATGGCTGCTCAACCGGCCGGAGTCGTTGCTCAAGGCGTGGATGCCTTACTACATCGAGTCTTCCGAACCGGACACGGCGTTTCTCCGCATCGAGCGCCCTCAGAATATCCGGCTATGCGATCCAGCCGTGGGCAGCGGACACATGCTCACGTACGCGTTCGATCTTCTGTACGTCATCTATGAGGAAGAGGGGTACACACCATCGGAGATCCCGGCGCTGATCTTGCGACACAACCTCACTGGGATCGAGATCGATTGTCGTGCCGCGCAACTGGCTGCCCTGGCGCTTACGCTGAAGGCCCGAGAGAAGTCGGGTCGCTTCTTTCAGAAGCAGCACTTCGTGCGTCCAAATATTATCGAGCTGCGCAACGTGCACTTCAGCGAAGGAGAGCTTCCGCGCTACAGCGAGGCACTTGGCCTGGGCGGATTGTTTACGCCATCCATCCTGCGGTTGATGCACCAGTTTGAGGAGACAAAGAACCTCGGGTCTCTGATCCAGCCTTGCGTAGGCGAATCTGATATCGCGTTCGCGCGAGGGGCCGTGGAGGCGCGGGATCTGGGGAGTAACTTATTTCTGAATGACACCCACAAGAAGGTGCTTCGGGTGTTGGAGCAGGCGGAGGCGTTGACTCAGCGGTATCAGGTTGTGGTCGCTAATCCCCCTTATATGACCGGAGGAATGAACGGCATCGTCGTCAATTTTATTGACAAACATTTCTCTAGCTCGCGCACCGATTTATCAGCGACGTTTATTTCTCGTTCGCAGCGACTGTGCTTAAGAATGGGCTATTGCTCTTTGGTCACTATGCAGAGCTGGATGTTTGTTAATACCCTGGCTGACTTCCGAACAGATCTTCTTTCTAGAGTTACTTTCATCAATTTAACGCAGCACGGGGTTGGCGCTTTCCCCAGTTTGAATAGCAAAGTAGTGCAAACTGTGGCATTTGTGCTGATCGTTAAAGAGCCGAGCGACCAAGAACATCCTGTTTGCTTTCGCTTACTCGACCACGATGCAGATGTTAAAGAGCAACAGCTGCTTAGCGGCGAGCATAGGTTCGACCATTTAAGACAAGTGGATTTCTCTAGAATCATAGGAAGTCCCTTTGCTTACTGGATCTCCTATCAGATGCTGGCTTCGTTTCAAGAAAGTCCGATCCGCGATCGATTCGTCCTTAAAGAAGGGCTCGGAACTCGAAACGACGAATATTTTTTGCGTTGTTTTTGGGAAGTCAGTGTGGGACGTATTCGAGCACCCGAAAGTCCAACCGCAAAGTGGGTTAAAACGGATAAGGCCGGAGTGGCGAGGAAATGGTATGGGAATCTCCTCTACCTAATGAACTGGGAGCATGACGGACATGAAATTAGGAATTATCGGAACCCAGACGGATCACTAAAGTCCCGCCCACAAAATACGCAGTACTTCTTCCGTGAGGCTGTGACCTGGGGCAAGGTTGGGACAATAGCCAAAACATTTCGCTATCGAGGAGATTCTCTCGCTTTCGTTGACGCTGCCCCATCGGCGTTCGGCACTGATCTTCTCTACCTTCTGGCATTGTTGAATTCCAAGGTCTTCGAAGCTTTGTTGGAAATTCAGGGCGATACCTTGCATGTACCACTAGGAGTCGTTGCGATGCTTCCATTCATGGAGATAGAGGGGAAATGCGAAGAACTACACGATGCGGCTCAGGCTTGCATAGAAAGAGCTCGAACCGACTGGGATAATTTTGAGACTTCCTGGGACTTCCAGGAACACCCATTAACTCGTTCGAATGTGAAGGCGCAGGACCTAGAATCGAGTTGGAGCAAGTGGCAGACGCTATGCAATATCGCTGTCGACCGGATGCAAGAGCGTGAGACTGAGAACAACCGACTATTCATCGACGCCTATGGTCTCCAGAATGAACTCATACCCGAAGTCCCCAAGGAGCAGATTACCCTCGCCCGCGCCGACCGCAGGCGCGACGTTGCCTCATTCCTCTCCTACGCCATCGGCTGCACAATGGGCCGCTACTCTGTCGATCGCCCCGGGCTGATCCTCGCTAACGTCGGGGACACGTTGTCAGAGTATCTCGCTAAGGTTGATCGGGCGCCAGAAAACCTTACGTTTACGCCGGACCGCGACGGCATCATTCCGGTTCTCGACGGCGAATGGTTCGCTGACGACATCGTAGCGCGGACGAGGGAGTTCCTTAAGGCGACATTCGGTGAGGGGACACTGCGGGAAAACGTCCGCTTTGTTGAGGAATCCCTCGGTCGCGATCTGCGCGCCTATTATCTGACCGACTTCTACAAAGACCACCTGCAAACCTACAAGAAGCGCCCGATCTACTGGATGGTGCAGAGCCCGCGCAAGGGCTTCAGCGTACTGATCTATTTGCACCGGTATACGCGCGATACGATGAACGTGATCCTGAACCGCCACCTGCGCGAGTTCCAGATGAAGCTGCGCAGCAAGATCGAACATCTGCAGCAGGTGTCGTCCGGCTCTTCTGCCAGCGTGCGGGAGAAGTCCGCCGCAGTGAAGGAGGCGGCGAAGCTAACTAAAACACTGCACGAGTGCGAGGAATGGGAGCGGCAGACGATTTTGCCATTGGCCCAAGCCCGTATTGAGCTCGACCTGGACGACGGCGTCAAGGTCAACTATCAAAAGCTGGGCGAGGCGCTCGTCAAGATTCCCGGATTTGAAGCTGCAGAAGAGTAG